The DNA region TGAAGATTACCTTAGCCGTATGCAATCTCGCATGGTTATCGTACAGCCTTTGGATCTTTTGAATCAAATCGGTAAGTTCGACGCAAACATCACTGTAGCAGGTGGTGGTGAGTCTGGACAAGCTGGTGCGATCCGTTTGGGTATCACTCGTGCATTGATCGCTTTCAACCCAGAGTTCAAAGCAACTCTTAAGAAAGCTGGATTCATCACTCGTGATCCTCGTATGGTTGAGCGTAAAAAATACGGTAAAGCCGGCGCTCGTCGTAGATTCCAATACTCTAAACGTTAAAATTTGGAGTGTCCGAATCTGGACCAGAACAGAAAAGGGAGCCTATGGCTCCCTTTTTTTATGTCTAAAACACATCCCCATGTTTATATCTGCTTAATGAATTCCGCGTAACTGGGCATTGATTGCCACAATGGTAACTTCATCCTCAATCGAGATCGAGGGTGTATGAAGTTTGCGATCGCAATAATCATTTTGTTCCTGTTAAATCTGGCCGCTCAGTTGGCAAATGCCACACCGGTGAATGACACTTGGACGGGAGTTGTGGCCCGGGCCGGGGAGTGCAAGGCAGTTATTGTTCAAGATGCCTACTTTACGTATTTCGGTAAAAACGGTGAGGTTGGTAAAGCCCTTATTGTGAAAGCTCAAATTCGCAACGATGCCTACCACAAGACAGTTCATATGATTCACGAAAATGGACAGACCGATTTGGCAGAGAACTCGCCCAGTGCTTCCCGCGTGCGTATCGACTATCAAGGTCAGGTTGGCAATATGGATCAAGTGGAGCTGACTGACAGAACTGTTGGTCTGGAGCTTTCAGGATTGTACCGTCTGGCGGTGACGATGGCGGGAGTGACTTCTGATTGTGTCTTTCAAGTCGATCGAAAATAAAAAAAGCCCCGACATTTCTGTCGAGGCTTGTCTTGTGAAAATAAAGTCCTATTTCAATTTTTCCCACAGGTAAGTCGTCTTTAGTGACTCCCACAAAATACTCTGCTCGATATTTGCATTTCCGGCGTGGCCGCCTTCGATGTTTTCATAGTAGTACACGGGATGCTTTTGCTCTTTCATGCGAGCGACAAATTTTCTTGCGTGACCAGGGTGAACGCGGTCGTCCTTGGTGCTGGTTAGAACCAGAACTTCCGGATATTTCGCGGAAGGGCTGAGCTTTTGATAGGGCGAGTATTTCAAAATAGCCTCGCGCATTTTCGGGTCATCGGGGTTTCCGTACTCATCCATCCAGCTCGCACCAGCCAGAAGTTTGTGGTAGCGAAGCATATCCAGCAATGGCACGGCGATGATCGCCGCATTGTACAGATCAGGGCGAAGTGTGATTGTTGCTCCGACCAGAAGTCCTCCGTTGGATCCTCCGGAAATTGCCAGATGATCCGGGGAAGTGATTCCGCGTTTGATCAGGTCTTCAGAGACAGCGATATTGTCTTCATAGACTTTGTAGCGATTTTCTTTCAACACAGCTTTGTGCCAATTTGGACCGAACTCTCCACCACCGCGAAGATTTGTCAGAACGTAGACGCCGCCTTTTTCAGACCAGACTTTACCAAGAGCGCTCATATAACTCGGGGTCATGGAATATTGAAACCCACCGTAGCCATATTGAAGAGTTGGATTCTTGCCATCCATTTTCATGTTCTTTTTGTGAACAACGAAATAAGGGATTTTCGTACCATCTGCGCTGGTGGCTTCATAGCGGGACGTCGTGAGAGTTGATGAATCAAAACGTCGAGGTGATTCCTTTAACAGCGTAAACTTATTGGTTGCGTCTGAGGCGTCGCCCACAAATGTGGAAGTGGGAGTCAGGAAGT from Bdellovibrio sp. GT3 includes:
- the rpsI gene encoding 30S ribosomal protein S9, with product MAAAEKFFYATGRRKTSSARVFLKPGKGTITINGKKSEDYLSRMQSRMVIVQPLDLLNQIGKFDANITVAGGGESGQAGAIRLGITRALIAFNPEFKATLKKAGFITRDPRMVERKKYGKAGARRRFQYSKR